In Myxococcales bacterium, the following are encoded in one genomic region:
- a CDS encoding protein kinase, whose product MAIPRALRALFERPDATRTLGPFRLIRTLGSGGFAPVWLAAETHGEVELRLAAVKLFALTDSSQASEQRLQILQEAQALCRVEHPNIVRFYALPTDSTLGVMGLAMEYVAGTSLDARLAAEGRLGAQEVVTIGISIASALAAVHRASLVHRDVKPANVVEAGGLHKLIDFGISAADAFPRAGPDVIELDDLPLAPSAALSAALADVAAIRHVSGTLGYVDPAVARGQSPATPSSDLYSLGALLFECTTGRLPAAAGGGEGLDAQVLEGHARPPSVLSSMGRSLRCSRARSTPCSIPTLRAAPRPPRGSPRCCTRHASRWAPPRARSRTKTSAPFAASDASRVKTGRSTSGERPRWLARSTCCGPEGSSPSWGRPEVERAALAGQACSPLSGRGASAPGLRGGAPS is encoded by the coding sequence ATGGCGATCCCGCGCGCGCTGAGAGCCTTGTTCGAGCGTCCGGACGCCACCAGGACTCTGGGCCCCTTTCGCCTCATCCGTACGCTGGGCAGCGGAGGGTTCGCCCCCGTGTGGCTCGCCGCCGAGACCCACGGCGAGGTCGAGCTTCGTCTGGCGGCCGTGAAGCTCTTCGCCCTTACGGACTCGAGTCAGGCGTCCGAGCAGCGCCTGCAGATTCTTCAGGAGGCCCAGGCGCTGTGTCGCGTCGAGCACCCGAACATCGTGCGCTTTTATGCGCTGCCGACCGACAGCACGCTCGGTGTCATGGGCCTCGCGATGGAATACGTTGCGGGGACGTCGCTCGACGCTCGGCTCGCCGCCGAGGGTCGGCTCGGCGCGCAGGAAGTGGTCACGATTGGCATCTCGATCGCTTCGGCGCTCGCGGCCGTTCATCGAGCGAGCCTCGTGCACCGCGACGTCAAGCCCGCGAACGTGGTCGAGGCGGGCGGCCTGCACAAGCTGATCGACTTCGGCATCTCCGCCGCCGACGCGTTTCCGCGAGCGGGTCCTGACGTCATCGAGCTCGACGACTTGCCGCTCGCGCCCTCCGCGGCGCTGAGCGCGGCCCTCGCCGACGTAGCGGCGATACGCCACGTCTCCGGCACCTTGGGGTACGTCGATCCAGCGGTCGCGCGCGGCCAGTCCCCCGCCACGCCGTCGAGCGATCTCTACAGCTTGGGTGCGCTGCTCTTCGAGTGCACGACCGGGCGCCTCCCAGCCGCGGCGGGCGGCGGCGAGGGCCTGGACGCCCAAGTGCTGGAGGGACACGCGCGCCCGCCGTCTGTGCTCTCCTCGATGGGACGGTCCCTCCGCTGCTCGCGCGCACGATCGACGCCCTGCTCGATCCCGACCCTGCGCGCCGCCCCGCGTCCGCCGAGGGGGTCGCCTCGATGCTGCACGCGGCACGCCTCGCGATGGGCGCCGCCCCGAGCTCGCTCCCGGACGAAGACCTCGGCCCCTTTCGCGGCCTCGGACGCTTCGAGGGTCAAGACCGGGCGGTCTACTTCGGGCGAACGACCGAGGTGGCTCGCGCGATCGACATGCTGCGGTCCCGAGGGCTCGTCGCCCTCGTGGGGGCGTCCGGAAGTGGAAAGAGCAGCCTTGGCCGGGCAGGCGTGCTCCCCGCTGTCGGGGAGGGGAGCCTCGGCCCCTGGCCTACGAGGTGGCGCACCGTCGTGA
- a CDS encoding SUMF1/EgtB/PvdO family nonheme iron enzyme — translation MVRPSGCRWSALPLLALTLAVTGCPLIAGLDELPERAPIATPVHRCDRLGKRSKPGEDGALLDLILFADDTCVWMDDEEVTVGRYQEWLKTKAPDLAKTPLPPACSWKKELSRPGVAPEDACVASIPKNEVDPLNGRKPVRCVDWCDALAYCTSYGRRLCFGDSFDVTLVPREEKDEWRLACSLGDKLSFPTPGDAPGECNAGQTGDGGAGCRVDPAMATQCGPSTTGTSPSCRPRADYPVDLSGNVREWIDLCSVGDPGAPSRCHTRGGSYADTSSGSSCIAFASVPRETRDPQTGFRCCAALTPEEVGIMRAQ, via the coding sequence ATGGTGCGCCCCAGTGGTTGCCGGTGGTCAGCGCTGCCGCTGCTCGCGCTGACTCTCGCCGTGACGGGCTGTCCGCTCATCGCCGGACTCGACGAGCTGCCGGAGCGCGCTCCGATCGCGACTCCTGTCCACCGCTGCGACCGACTCGGCAAGCGGAGCAAGCCGGGAGAGGACGGCGCCCTGCTCGACCTCATCCTCTTCGCGGACGACACCTGCGTGTGGATGGACGACGAAGAAGTGACCGTCGGCCGGTACCAGGAGTGGCTCAAGACCAAGGCCCCCGACCTCGCCAAGACACCGCTCCCGCCGGCGTGCAGCTGGAAGAAGGAACTCTCGCGACCTGGCGTCGCTCCCGAGGACGCGTGCGTCGCGTCGATTCCGAAGAACGAGGTTGATCCCCTGAATGGGCGAAAGCCCGTCCGCTGCGTCGATTGGTGCGACGCGTTGGCCTACTGCACTTCCTACGGACGCCGGCTCTGCTTCGGAGACTCGTTCGACGTGACCCTCGTGCCACGCGAGGAGAAGGACGAGTGGCGCCTAGCCTGTTCGCTCGGGGACAAACTCTCGTTCCCCACGCCCGGCGACGCGCCCGGCGAGTGCAACGCGGGGCAGACCGGCGACGGCGGCGCGGGGTGTCGCGTGGACCCGGCCATGGCAACGCAGTGCGGGCCGTCGACGACCGGCACGAGCCCTTCGTGCAGGCCGAGAGCCGACTATCCGGTCGATCTCTCAGGCAACGTGCGCGAGTGGATCGACCTCTGTTCGGTGGGCGACCCGGGAGCCCCCTCCCGATGCCACACGCGAGGAGGCTCCTACGCGGACACGAGCAGCGGGAGCTCCTGCATCGCGTTCGCGTCGGTGCCGAGGGAGACGCGCGACCCGCAGACGGGCTTTCGATGCTGCGCCGCCCTCACGCCCGAAGAGGTCGGGATCATGCGCGCACAGTAG
- a CDS encoding glycogen/starch/alpha-glucan phosphorylase, whose protein sequence is MAQTTDPRAPAAAPAIVVEDDRTGMDPVTLKRAFLDHLNFSLGKRTHSATGLDRFFALALTVRDRLSYRWAQTQETYAREDAKRVYYLSAEFLLGRALSNNLHALDLYDKALEILEESGLHLADVLEEEPDAGLGNGGLGRLAACFLDSMATIGLPGYGYGIRYEFGIFEQVIKNGWQVERPDEWLRFGNPWEHVRPEYAVTVHFGGRVVQTVNERGMLIATWVDTQRVLGVPFDTPIAGYRNDTVNTLRLWQARSSNDFDLQVFNDGDYVRAVEDKNESEIISKVLYPNDHNQAGRDLRLKQEYFFVACAISDIVRRYKKTHESFDQFSEKNAIQLNDTHPAIAVAELVRVLVDLHHVPWDHAWEITVNTLGYTNHTLLSEALERWPVAMFERLLPRHLQIIYEINRRFLRSVQLRFPGDDARLARMSIIEEGAEKHVHMAHLAVVGSHAVNGVAALHTQLLKRDVLKDFAEISPEKFSNKTNGVTPRRWLHHCNPALSALISEAIGDGWLTNLDELERLNPLATDAGFVERVRAIKRANKVDFAAHVHQKLGLRFDPDSLFDVQIKRLHEYKRQLLNALHVVRLYLDAKRDPKTLEVPRTVLFGAKAAPGYRTAKLIIKLIGAIGDVVNGDLDLHGRLRVSFLPNYKVSLAERVIPASDLSEQISTAGKEASGTGNMKLMMNGALTIGTLDGANVEILEAVGAENFFLFGLTVDQVAEVKKDYNPRRIYEENPRVREVLDLISSGFFSGDDPAVFRPLTDGLLGHDEYMVLADFEDYAMCQQRVSSAFADQASWQAKAVRNIASSGRFSSDRTIHQYASEIWDVKPVRVHLKG, encoded by the coding sequence ATGGCCCAAACTACCGATCCCCGCGCGCCCGCCGCCGCCCCCGCCATCGTCGTCGAGGACGACCGCACCGGCATGGACCCGGTCACGCTGAAGCGCGCGTTCCTGGACCACCTGAACTTCTCGCTCGGCAAGCGCACGCACTCCGCCACGGGCCTCGATCGCTTCTTCGCGCTCGCGCTCACGGTGCGCGACCGCCTGTCGTACCGCTGGGCGCAGACCCAAGAGACCTACGCGCGCGAGGACGCGAAGCGGGTCTACTACCTCTCGGCCGAGTTTCTGCTCGGGCGCGCGCTCTCGAACAACCTGCACGCGCTCGATCTCTACGACAAGGCCCTCGAGATCCTCGAGGAGTCGGGGCTGCACCTCGCCGACGTGCTCGAAGAGGAGCCCGACGCGGGGCTCGGCAACGGCGGCCTCGGGCGCCTCGCCGCGTGCTTCCTCGACTCGATGGCCACCATCGGGCTGCCCGGCTACGGCTACGGCATCCGCTACGAGTTCGGCATCTTCGAGCAGGTCATCAAGAACGGCTGGCAGGTCGAGCGCCCCGACGAGTGGCTGCGCTTCGGCAACCCGTGGGAGCACGTGCGCCCCGAGTACGCCGTCACCGTGCACTTCGGCGGCCGCGTCGTGCAGACCGTGAACGAGCGAGGCATGCTCATCGCGACCTGGGTCGACACGCAGCGCGTCCTCGGCGTGCCCTTCGACACCCCGATCGCGGGCTACCGCAACGACACGGTGAACACCCTGCGCCTGTGGCAGGCGCGATCGAGCAACGACTTCGATCTCCAGGTCTTCAACGACGGCGACTACGTGCGCGCGGTCGAGGACAAGAACGAGAGCGAGATCATCAGCAAGGTGCTCTACCCGAACGACCACAACCAGGCCGGCCGCGATTTGCGCCTGAAGCAGGAGTACTTCTTCGTCGCGTGCGCCATCTCCGACATCGTGCGCCGCTACAAAAAGACCCACGAGTCGTTCGATCAGTTCTCCGAAAAGAACGCCATCCAGCTGAACGACACGCACCCGGCGATCGCCGTCGCCGAGCTGGTGCGCGTGCTCGTCGATCTCCACCACGTGCCGTGGGATCACGCCTGGGAGATCACGGTCAACACCCTCGGCTACACGAACCACACGCTGCTGTCGGAGGCCCTCGAGCGCTGGCCCGTCGCCATGTTCGAGCGCCTGCTCCCGCGGCACCTGCAGATCATCTACGAGATCAACCGCCGCTTCCTGCGCTCGGTGCAGCTCCGCTTCCCGGGCGACGACGCGCGGCTCGCGCGCATGTCGATCATCGAAGAGGGCGCCGAGAAGCACGTGCACATGGCGCACCTCGCGGTGGTGGGCTCGCACGCGGTCAACGGCGTGGCGGCCCTGCACACGCAGCTCCTGAAGCGCGACGTGCTGAAGGACTTCGCCGAGATCTCGCCCGAGAAGTTCTCCAACAAGACGAACGGCGTCACGCCGCGTCGGTGGCTCCACCACTGCAACCCGGCGCTCTCGGCGCTCATCTCCGAGGCGATCGGCGACGGGTGGCTCACGAACCTCGACGAGCTCGAGCGCCTGAACCCGCTCGCGACCGACGCGGGGTTCGTCGAGCGCGTGCGCGCCATCAAGCGCGCCAACAAGGTCGATTTCGCCGCGCACGTGCACCAGAAGCTCGGCCTGCGCTTCGACCCCGACTCGCTGTTCGACGTGCAGATCAAGCGCCTGCACGAGTACAAGCGGCAGCTCCTGAACGCGCTCCACGTGGTGCGGCTCTACCTCGACGCGAAGCGCGATCCGAAGACGCTGGAGGTGCCGCGCACGGTGCTCTTCGGCGCGAAGGCGGCGCCCGGCTACCGCACGGCGAAGCTCATCATCAAGCTCATCGGCGCGATCGGCGACGTGGTGAACGGCGATCTCGATCTGCACGGCCGCCTGCGCGTGTCGTTCCTCCCGAACTACAAGGTGTCACTCGCGGAGCGCGTCATCCCCGCTTCGGATCTCTCCGAGCAGATCTCCACCGCCGGAAAGGAGGCGTCCGGCACCGGCAACATGAAGCTGATGATGAACGGCGCGCTCACGATAGGCACGCTCGACGGCGCCAACGTGGAGATCCTCGAGGCCGTGGGCGCGGAGAACTTCTTCCTCTTCGGCCTCACGGTCGACCAGGTGGCCGAGGTGAAGAAGGACTACAACCCGCGGCGCATCTACGAGGAGAACCCCCGCGTGCGCGAGGTGCTCGACCTCATCTCGTCGGGGTTCTTCAGCGGCGACGATCCGGCCGTGTTCCGCCCCCTCACCGACGGCCTCCTCGGGCACGACGAGTACATGGTGCTCGCCGACTTCGAGGACTACGCCATGTGCCAGCAGCGCGTGTCGTCGGCCTTCGCCGACCAGGCCTCGTGGCAGGCGAAGGCGGTTCGTAACATCGCGAGCTCAGGCCGTTTTTCGTCCGACCGTACGATCCACCAGTACGCCTCCGAGATCTGGGACGTGAAGCCGGTGCGCGTTCATCTGAAGGGCTGA